One genomic region from Salvia hispanica cultivar TCC Black 2014 chromosome 2, UniMelb_Shisp_WGS_1.0, whole genome shotgun sequence encodes:
- the LOC125204839 gene encoding benzyl alcohol O-benzoyltransferase-like, with amino-acid sequence MASTKRLALSVIKKTAELLSPTKSTPYEFKHLSDIDDQTFLRTYVTTINFYKKNPSMEGKDPVKIIREAIAKALVFYYPLAGRLREHTGQKLVVECTGQGVVFNEADADATLQHFGEDGLYPPFPNLDDITLDVPNNYGILGDIPLMFIQVTRLKCGGFIFSNCLNHTMCDSIGISQFMSAVGELARGALSPSIRPVWDRHLLTAMETPRVSFAHREYDIATGISGGTHAPLDQMVERSFYFSSAQISALRCSLPPHLQRCSKFDIVAGCVWRCQTITLSLKPDEEIRFSVVMDNRKQMNPPLPIGYYGNVIAFPVALTTAGELSKNPLHYAVELVTKAKREAETGDYLRSVAGLMVKRDRPNLTAANTYMVSNLTHVGFKQMDVGWGPAVYGGVSKGIYWAGNIQVAWYLGCKDGFVVPACLPLESMKIFEKHLQVMMTTAPIASSS; translated from the exons ATGGCATCAACCAAAAGATTAGCATTGAGTGTTATTAAAAAAACGGCTGAGCTGCTTTCTCCAACAAAATCCACACCCTATGAATTCAAACATCTATCTGATATAGATGACCAGACCTTCCTTAGAACATATGTTACAACAATAAATTTCTACAAAAAGAATCCATCCATGGAAGGGAAAGATCCGGTGAAGATTATTCGTGAGGCTATTGCCAAGGCCTTGGTCTTTTACTACCCGTTGGCCGGGCGGTTGAGGGAACACACTGGCCAGAAGCTCGTGGTCGAATGCACTGGGCAAGGGGTGGTGTTCAATGAGGCCGATGCGGATGCGACGCTACAACATTTCGGAGAGGATGGCCTTTATCCACCCTTCCCCAACTTGGATGACATTACTCTTGATGTGCCAaacaattatggaatattggGTGATATTCCACTTATGTTCATTCAG GTAACACGATTGAAATGTGggggatttatattttcaaattgtcTCAATCACACAATGTGCGACAGTATCGGCATTTCCCAATTTATGTCCGCTGTGGGTGAACTTGCTCGTGGAGCATTGTCCCCATCAATTCGACCAGTTTGGGACCGACATCTTCTCACCGCCATGGAGACTCCACGTGTATCGTTCGCACACCGTGAATATGATATCGCAACTGGTATAAGTGGTGGAACACATGCCCCGCTTGATCAGATGGTGGAACGCTCCTTCTATTTTAGTTCTGCCCAAATCTCAGCCCTCCGCTGCAGCCTGCCACCACATCTCCAGCGCTGCTCCAAATTCGATATCGTGGCAGGCTGCGTGTGGCGCTGCCAGACAATCACCCTCTCTCTCAAACCCGACGAAGAGATTAGATTCTCGGTGGTAATGGATAACCGAAAGCAAATGAACCCACCTCTTCCAATCGG GTACTATGGAAACGTTATAGCATTTCCGGTAGCATTAACGACTGCAGGTGAGTTATCAAAGAATCCATTGCACTACGCGGTGGAGTTGGTGACCAAGGCAAAGCGTGAAGCAGAGACTGGTGATTACTTGAGATCGGTGGCGGGTCTGATGGTGAAGCGAGATCGCCCTAATTTGACGGCGGCTAACACTTATATGGTGTCGAATTTGACGCATGTGGGTTTCAAGCAAATGGACGTTGGGTGGGGCCCAGCGGTGTATGGTGGTGTATCTAAAGGAATTTATTGGGCGGGTAATATTCAAGTGGCTTGGTACCTAGGCTGTAAGGATGGATTCGTTGTTCCGGCTTGCCTACCTCTGGAATCCATGAAAATCTTTGAGAAACATCTTCAAGTCATGATGACTACCGCTCCAATAGCTTCATCCTCGTGA